A window of the Scytonema millei VB511283 genome harbors these coding sequences:
- a CDS encoding Uma2 family endonuclease yields the protein MLTDRQLQTYTLEEFLELDLLEDGEYELINGILVPMAQPSGKHENLRTGLLVSLFWLKPNTALRAVFNWMKYVGCRGAFSVRPYQCHVRNRESLLDLTVERIMGFGAGI from the coding sequence ATGCTTACAGATCGCCAATTGCAAACCTACACGCTTGAAGAGTTTCTAGAGCTGGATTTGCTAGAAGACGGGGAGTACGAGCTGATTAATGGGATACTAGTACCGATGGCACAACCTTCTGGAAAGCATGAAAATCTTCGCACTGGGTTATTAGTCTCTCTATTCTGGTTGAAACCGAATACCGCTTTACGAGCCGTTTTTAATTGGATGAAATACGTAGGCTGTAGGGGCGCTTTCTCTGTGCGCCCCTACCAATGTCATGTACGCAATCGAGAATCGCTATTAGATTTGACTGTAGAACGAATTATGGGTTTTGGTGCGGGAATTTAA
- a CDS encoding DUF4383 domain-containing protein has product MERTNMAERYCALVLGITFLILGIAGFIPALVNLPGTNASYVPADIAPGAYSAGFGYLFGIFPTNFLHNLVHCAVGIFGIASYTSASSARVFNRFFAVSYILIALLGVIPATNTVFGLMPIFGGNVLLNGLTAVAALYYGIILPAKVNDVGVARNI; this is encoded by the coding sequence ATGGAGAGAACGAACATGGCAGAGCGTTATTGCGCTCTAGTTCTTGGAATTACTTTTTTGATTCTCGGTATTGCTGGGTTTATTCCAGCTTTAGTTAACTTACCTGGAACGAATGCCTCATACGTTCCAGCAGATATTGCGCCTGGAGCATATTCTGCCGGATTTGGTTATTTATTTGGGATATTTCCTACCAATTTCTTACACAATTTAGTCCATTGTGCTGTAGGAATTTTTGGGATTGCTTCCTATACCAGTGCTAGCAGCGCGCGGGTATTTAACCGCTTTTTTGCTGTCTCTTACATCTTAATCGCTCTTTTAGGAGTCATTCCTGCAACCAACACAGTATTTGGGTTGATGCCAATTTTTGGTGGCAACGTTTTGCTGAACGGTTTAACAGCAGTTGCGGCTTTATATTACGGCATTATTTTACCTGCAAAAGTCAATGACGTTGGAGTAGCACGAAATATTTAG
- a CDS encoding phospholipase D-like domain-containing protein, translating to MTQLFPLLWWISGGCLTAIIGVFVILYFRGTFRDRIEYKVENVPAPQDARFSLALASLSNSVVTSGRSTDFWLEAEEINAARLEAVRSAKHTIHFETFFMTPGRRANDFAAAIAEKAQAGVKVQVIVDKYGVKTLPQRYWRRLKAAGVEVRFFNDFNWRSPIDYFARSHRKLLIIDGEFALIGGAGVSDYWDGRDNIRGTHPWYDFETRLEGEVVAVLEGMFMQHWTYVHGTADLSTTVSHLGASSNPTILVTAGDDPSYRSASVKALFQVSIHAARQQVWIASPYFLADKNIRIALVDARKRGVDVKIFTNGIRSDKRFVYFASCEQYRDLLAAGVEIYEYQPSMMHAKALLLDNRWLSTGSANFDPRSFFHNDELDISTSDIRLVKHVEKIFLQGFAKSKQVSFSEWKKRPLWQRALAKIVLFFESQL from the coding sequence ATGACCCAACTTTTCCCGCTATTATGGTGGATTAGTGGTGGCTGTTTAACCGCCATTATCGGTGTCTTCGTAATTCTATATTTTCGAGGCACATTTCGCGATCGCATTGAATACAAAGTTGAAAATGTTCCCGCGCCTCAAGATGCACGCTTTTCCCTTGCCCTAGCTAGCTTATCCAACTCTGTCGTTACCAGCGGACGTTCGACAGATTTTTGGCTGGAAGCAGAAGAAATCAATGCTGCACGACTAGAAGCCGTCCGCAGTGCCAAACATACGATTCACTTCGAGACATTTTTCATGACTCCTGGGCGCAGGGCGAACGATTTCGCCGCCGCGATCGCCGAAAAAGCCCAAGCGGGTGTTAAAGTACAGGTCATTGTCGATAAGTATGGGGTCAAAACTTTACCGCAGCGTTACTGGAGACGACTGAAAGCTGCTGGAGTCGAAGTTAGGTTCTTCAATGATTTTAACTGGCGATCGCCCATCGATTATTTTGCCCGCAGTCACCGCAAGTTGCTAATTATTGATGGCGAATTTGCCTTAATTGGTGGTGCAGGTGTCTCCGATTATTGGGATGGCAGAGATAATATTCGCGGGACTCATCCTTGGTACGACTTTGAAACGCGGCTAGAAGGCGAAGTTGTCGCGGTGTTAGAAGGTATGTTCATGCAACACTGGACTTACGTGCATGGTACTGCTGACTTATCGACTACAGTTTCCCATCTGGGAGCGTCGAGCAACCCAACAATTCTCGTTACCGCAGGCGACGATCCTTCCTATCGTTCTGCATCAGTTAAAGCTTTATTTCAAGTTAGCATTCACGCCGCTAGACAGCAGGTTTGGATTGCCAGCCCCTATTTTCTTGCCGATAAAAATATCCGCATTGCGCTAGTTGATGCTAGAAAGCGGGGGGTTGATGTCAAAATATTCACGAATGGAATTCGCTCGGACAAGAGGTTTGTTTATTTTGCTTCCTGCGAACAATATCGCGATCTCCTCGCTGCTGGCGTAGAAATTTATGAATATCAACCCAGTATGATGCACGCTAAAGCATTATTGTTAGACAATCGCTGGCTCAGTACTGGTAGTGCTAATTTCGATCCGCGTAGTTTTTTTCATAATGACGAGTTAGATATTTCTACTTCTGATATTCGCTTAGTTAAGCACGTTGAGAAAATATTTTTACAAGGATTCGCTAAGTCTAAACAAGTCAGCTTCAGTGAATGGAAAAAACGCCCTTTATGGCAAAGAGCGTTAGCTAAAATTGTTCTCTTTTTTGAATCGCAACTGTAG
- a CDS encoding orange carotenoid protein N-terminal domain-containing protein — MASTNVNDLKPLAKQFTSLDIDDQLGVMALIYIEIASSIPSDSLPTSSSDVQSIVGSVQKMSSEEQINALRDLLPANKTDQDETMLDPNPAKALPELLQGKSEVPTGEYGKLNPESKLAVWYLFAQKLGNGIVAIPSDYSPSAEAMQVFNSLKSMGQEQMANFVVKGMEELSSNITEPPKNAE; from the coding sequence ATGGCATCTACAAACGTTAACGATCTGAAGCCACTAGCAAAACAATTTACGAGCCTAGATATCGATGACCAGCTAGGAGTAATGGCTTTAATCTACATAGAAATTGCTAGTTCGATTCCATCTGATAGTTTACCAACAAGCTCTAGTGATGTTCAAAGCATCGTCGGAAGCGTACAAAAAATGTCCTCTGAAGAGCAGATAAATGCTCTACGCGATTTGTTGCCAGCCAACAAAACAGATCAAGACGAAACTATGCTCGATCCTAATCCTGCTAAGGCACTACCTGAATTACTCCAAGGTAAATCAGAAGTTCCTACAGGGGAATATGGCAAGCTAAATCCTGAATCTAAGTTGGCGGTTTGGTATCTTTTTGCACAAAAACTAGGAAATGGAATCGTTGCCATTCCCAGCGATTACAGCCCCTCAGCGGAAGCAATGCAAGTCTTCAATTCCCTCAAATCTATGGGACAAGAGCAAATGGCTAATTTCGTAGTCAAAGGTATGGAAGAGTTGAGTTCCAACATCACAGAACCACCTAAGAATGCCGAATAA
- a CDS encoding orange carotenoid protein N-terminal domain-containing protein → MTFTQSNDQNLSQFVASIQKLNVDDQLALFYFIYKKMGDSVTPAAPGASTASADVAEGLFNQIKEKSHEEQLQFQRDLINKADNEYTRMYGSMSDTTKLLFWYRLAQGMDSNVISPMPPNYELSSESKEILNQLEGIDFEQQITLFRDYVSPMGAEPKQGAEV, encoded by the coding sequence ATGACATTTACTCAAAGCAACGACCAGAATCTTAGTCAATTTGTTGCTTCAATTCAGAAATTAAATGTAGACGATCAATTAGCTTTGTTCTACTTCATTTACAAGAAAATGGGTGATTCTGTTACCCCAGCCGCACCAGGAGCTAGTACTGCATCTGCGGATGTAGCTGAAGGTTTATTTAACCAAATTAAAGAAAAGTCTCACGAAGAACAACTACAATTTCAACGGGACTTAATTAATAAGGCTGATAACGAGTACACGCGGATGTATGGTTCGATGAGCGATACTACTAAACTACTATTTTGGTATCGTCTAGCTCAAGGAATGGACAGCAACGTTATCAGTCCTATGCCTCCAAACTACGAGCTTTCCAGTGAATCAAAAGAGATATTAAACCAGCTCGAAGGGATAGATTTCGAGCAACAAATTACTCTATTCCGCGACTATGTATCGCCGATGGGCGCTGAACCTAAGCAAGGTGCGGAAGTATAG
- a CDS encoding carotenoid oxygenase family protein — METTTAVNPFLEGNFAPVREEITSDPLKVIGELPTDLSGMFVRNGPNPQWTPIGQYHWFDGDGMLHGVEIRHGKASYRNRYVRTRGFEIEQKAGKAVWGGILEPPQPDSDGYKNAANTALVWHAGQLLATWEGGAPHAIEVPQLETKGESTYNGKLASAFTAHPKVDPVTGEMMFFGYSFAPPFVKYSIVSPQGELLRTIPIDLPMGVMMHDFAITANYTIFMDLPMTFNPARMQRGEPGLMFERDRPSRFGILPRHGDSNSIRWFESPSCYVFHTFNAYEEGDEVVLVACRMSSTTIVTPQLKPTDPDSDIPRLHSWRFNLSTGTVREEMLDDVPIEFPRVNENLLGRKTRFGYAGKIVPTPLPLFDGSIKYDLQAGYAQTYEYGKGRYGGETVFVPRPDATVEDDGWLVTFVYDTDADTSELLVLNAQDLSSDPVARVLIPQRVPYGFHGTWVSQQQLDASV; from the coding sequence ATGGAAACAACAACAGCAGTTAATCCCTTTCTTGAGGGTAACTTTGCGCCCGTGCGCGAAGAAATTACCTCCGATCCGCTCAAAGTTATTGGCGAACTTCCTACCGATTTATCGGGGATGTTCGTGCGCAATGGTCCCAATCCTCAGTGGACACCCATCGGACAGTATCACTGGTTTGATGGAGATGGGATGTTGCACGGAGTCGAAATTCGTCATGGCAAAGCTAGCTATCGCAACCGCTACGTCAGAACGCGAGGCTTTGAAATCGAGCAAAAAGCGGGTAAAGCGGTTTGGGGTGGCATATTAGAACCACCTCAGCCTGACAGCGACGGCTACAAAAACGCTGCGAATACTGCCTTGGTATGGCACGCAGGGCAACTTCTAGCCACTTGGGAAGGAGGTGCGCCCCATGCGATCGAGGTTCCCCAGTTAGAGACGAAGGGCGAGTCTACCTATAACGGTAAGTTAGCTTCTGCTTTTACTGCCCATCCTAAAGTCGATCCGGTGACGGGCGAGATGATGTTTTTTGGTTACTCGTTTGCTCCGCCATTTGTCAAATACAGTATTGTTTCTCCACAAGGCGAGTTATTGCGCACGATACCCATAGATTTGCCGATGGGGGTGATGATGCATGACTTTGCCATCACTGCCAATTACACGATATTTATGGATCTGCCGATGACGTTTAACCCCGCACGGATGCAGCGTGGCGAACCTGGGTTAATGTTTGAACGCGATCGCCCCAGCCGTTTTGGTATTCTCCCCCGTCACGGCGACAGTAACAGTATTCGTTGGTTTGAGTCTCCTTCCTGCTATGTCTTTCATACCTTCAATGCTTACGAAGAGGGAGACGAAGTTGTACTAGTTGCCTGTCGCATGAGTTCTACCACTATTGTGACTCCGCAACTCAAACCAACCGATCCAGATAGCGATATTCCCCGTTTGCATAGTTGGCGGTTCAATCTCAGCACCGGAACAGTGCGAGAGGAAATGCTAGATGACGTACCTATAGAGTTTCCCCGCGTTAACGAAAATTTGTTAGGACGCAAAACTCGCTTCGGTTATGCAGGGAAAATAGTTCCTACCCCTCTACCTTTGTTTGATGGTTCGATCAAATACGACCTTCAAGCAGGTTATGCTCAAACCTACGAGTACGGTAAGGGACGCTATGGTGGTGAGACTGTATTCGTTCCGCGTCCTGATGCAACTGTAGAGGATGATGGGTGGTTAGTTACCTTTGTCTACGATACTGATGCAGATACTTCTGAATTATTGGTGCTAAATGCCCAAGATTTGAGTAGCGATCCTGTGGCGCGGGTATTAATTCCTCAGCGCGTACCTTATGGCTTTCACGGAACTTGGGTATCTCAACAGCAGTTGGATGCTTCCGTGTAG
- a CDS encoding GIY-YIG nuclease family protein yields the protein MTPLTDLEITPYIDADGQLPAQYQGKVGVYAIFDSDKVLQYIGYSRDVYLSLQQHLVRQLQKCYWLKIETIDRPNRTVLENIRQEWIEENGSLPPGNGADETVWTQPIDAKLSLTSEEQKSLADGDELTQMKILKTAARRVEAEILSQLQTRGLQMQLRFNPKLKEQGLLDLK from the coding sequence ATGACCCCTCTCACAGATTTAGAAATAACTCCATATATTGATGCAGACGGTCAATTACCAGCACAGTATCAAGGTAAAGTAGGAGTCTATGCAATTTTTGACTCGGACAAGGTACTGCAATATATCGGGTATTCTCGCGATGTTTATCTCAGTTTGCAACAGCATCTCGTTCGCCAGCTACAAAAATGTTATTGGCTGAAGATAGAAACTATCGACCGTCCTAACCGGACAGTTTTGGAAAATATTCGCCAAGAGTGGATTGAGGAAAATGGCTCGCTTCCGCCTGGAAATGGCGCTGACGAAACGGTATGGACTCAGCCAATTGATGCTAAATTATCGCTAACATCTGAAGAACAAAAAAGTTTAGCAGATGGCGATGAATTGACTCAAATGAAGATCTTAAAAACTGCGGCAAGACGAGTTGAAGCAGAAATTTTATCTCAATTACAAACTCGCGGTTTGCAAATGCAATTACGGTTTAATCCTAAGCTCAAAGAACAAGGATTATTGGACTTGAAGTAA
- a CDS encoding chromophore lyase CpcT/CpeT — protein sequence MTHSTDIETLARWMAADFSNQAQAFENPPFFAHIRVCMRPLPLNLLSGVSFYVEQAYDYMLGNPYRVRVLKLLQASDRIEIENYTIKQEEEFHGASRDLKRLQALSADRLEKLPGCNMIVQWVDNGFKGTVEPGKCCMVVRKGKTTYLDSEFEIDGDKFISRDRGRDPETDEHVWGSVAGPFYFVRWHSYADEVKIA from the coding sequence ATGACCCATTCTACGGATATTGAGACACTAGCTCGCTGGATGGCAGCTGATTTTAGCAATCAAGCGCAAGCTTTTGAAAATCCTCCTTTTTTTGCCCATATTCGCGTTTGTATGCGTCCCCTTCCCCTGAATCTATTATCCGGGGTTAGCTTTTACGTAGAACAAGCCTATGATTACATGCTCGGCAACCCATATCGGGTACGAGTATTAAAGTTATTGCAGGCAAGCGATCGCATTGAAATTGAAAATTACACCATTAAGCAAGAAGAAGAGTTTCACGGTGCATCCCGCGATCTCAAACGTCTGCAAGCATTATCAGCCGATCGCCTGGAAAAGCTACCAGGGTGTAACATGATCGTCCAATGGGTAGACAATGGCTTCAAAGGTACAGTTGAACCTGGCAAGTGTTGTATGGTCGTGCGTAAAGGCAAAACCACCTATCTCGACAGCGAATTTGAAATTGATGGCGATAAATTTATCAGTCGCGATCGCGGACGCGACCCCGAAACTGACGAACACGTATGGGGTTCAGTGGCGGGACCATTTTACTTTGTTCGCTGGCACAGCTATGCCGATGAGGTAAAAATTGCCTAA
- a CDS encoding tetratricopeptide repeat protein, producing MPSLAQSRKPELPQEFYNPLEITTPDPLLPQLIRPLSTPEKLRLRAALDKLNQQATASFAAGNTEKAFAIWSRELRLRRFLGITEEIPALGRVGEIAWRENRRLELNAITRRLQEIGQQIQVLPPDKKKKEDRQESQVFIAPNLEVLNSLGIAFQQVREPKSAIAVYERILAIHRQQKDAIAVETTLRTIAELHLSWFNYPPAAAAYEQLLQNATQRGDRLEVINYLQQLNYIYEQARQYQQALAVQKRLGAIYQEQQQNDLLPALQLDIGANYEAIGQLKQAFTTYQQAYTAAWELQQYAQASDALRQMIRLYRSQQQIDAALQTSQILLESDRLAANFYGMINTYDQIGQINLARGNYDRALTAFQQGLELAQQLKYQQDYFTQQIQQINRQRTN from the coding sequence GTGCCTAGTTTGGCACAGAGTCGCAAACCGGAACTGCCACAAGAATTCTACAATCCTCTAGAGATTACGACCCCAGATCCGCTACTACCTCAACTTATCCGTCCCCTATCAACTCCAGAAAAGCTGAGACTCAGAGCGGCATTGGATAAACTAAACCAGCAAGCAACTGCTAGCTTTGCTGCAGGGAATACGGAAAAAGCATTTGCGATTTGGAGTCGAGAGCTAAGGCTGAGAAGATTTTTGGGGATTACAGAAGAAATTCCAGCTTTGGGGAGAGTAGGAGAGATTGCTTGGCGAGAAAACCGCCGTTTAGAGTTGAATGCAATTACGCGAAGATTGCAGGAAATTGGGCAGCAAATTCAAGTTTTACCACCTGATAAAAAGAAAAAGGAAGATCGGCAAGAATCTCAAGTTTTCATTGCACCTAACTTAGAAGTATTGAATAGTTTAGGGATAGCGTTCCAACAGGTGCGCGAACCAAAAAGTGCGATCGCGGTTTATGAGAGGATTTTGGCTATTCATCGTCAACAGAAAGATGCTATTGCAGTAGAAACGACACTAAGAACGATCGCCGAATTACATCTGAGCTGGTTTAACTACCCTCCAGCCGCAGCTGCATACGAACAACTATTACAAAATGCCACCCAGCGGGGCGATCGCCTAGAGGTGATTAATTACTTACAACAGTTGAATTATATTTACGAACAAGCCAGACAATACCAGCAAGCACTGGCAGTTCAAAAAAGGTTAGGAGCAATCTACCAGGAACAACAACAAAACGATCTATTACCCGCTTTACAGTTAGATATTGGTGCAAACTATGAAGCAATCGGGCAGTTGAAACAAGCTTTTACGACTTATCAACAAGCTTATACTGCTGCCTGGGAATTGCAACAGTATGCTCAAGCTAGCGATGCACTACGTCAAATGATTCGACTTTATCGCTCTCAACAACAAATTGATGCTGCTTTGCAAACTAGTCAGATTCTTTTAGAAAGCGATCGCCTTGCTGCTAATTTTTATGGCATGATAAATACTTACGACCAAATTGGGCAAATTAATCTCGCTCGCGGTAATTACGATCGAGCTTTAACCGCATTTCAACAAGGTTTAGAACTGGCACAACAGTTGAAATATCAACAAGATTATTTTACCCAACAGATTCAACAAATTAATCGACAACGTACTAATTAA
- a CDS encoding SDR family oxidoreductase codes for MKYIVITGVSTGIGFGAAKEFVNHGYHVFGSVRREADARRLQADLGDNFTPLIFDITDSKAVRSAACQVEKILGDRNLSGLINNAGMATSGTLMHQPLEEIRLQLEVNVVGQIAVTQAFLPLLGARANNNGKQPGRIINISSVVGKLAVPFLGAYVGSKHAFEGISHSLRRELQLYGIDVIIIAPGAVSTAIWDKESAQDVSKYLTTDYAESVTTFQKHFVQQGKKGYPPEVFGKFIRKVFETPKPKTKYAIVPNLLLDWIIPTALPERWLDRIIGKKLGFFQK; via the coding sequence ATGAAATATATCGTCATTACAGGAGTTTCTACAGGAATTGGGTTTGGTGCAGCAAAAGAATTTGTGAATCATGGCTATCACGTATTTGGTAGCGTGCGACGAGAAGCTGATGCTAGAAGGTTACAAGCTGACTTAGGGGATAATTTCACGCCGCTGATTTTTGATATTACAGATAGTAAGGCTGTACGATCTGCGGCTTGCCAAGTAGAAAAAATTCTTGGCGATCGCAATTTGAGTGGATTAATTAATAATGCAGGAATGGCTACGAGTGGTACTTTAATGCATCAACCACTCGAAGAAATTCGATTGCAGCTTGAAGTGAATGTTGTCGGGCAAATTGCCGTAACTCAAGCCTTTTTACCTTTATTGGGAGCCAGGGCAAATAACAATGGCAAACAACCAGGTAGAATTATTAATATCAGTTCCGTCGTGGGAAAATTAGCTGTTCCTTTTCTTGGTGCTTATGTTGGTAGCAAACACGCCTTTGAAGGAATTTCCCACAGCTTACGCCGAGAATTACAATTATATGGTATAGACGTAATTATTATTGCGCCTGGAGCAGTTAGCACGGCAATTTGGGATAAAGAATCAGCTCAAGATGTTAGCAAATATCTGACTACTGACTATGCGGAATCAGTAACGACTTTTCAAAAGCATTTCGTCCAACAAGGTAAAAAAGGTTATCCTCCAGAGGTTTTTGGCAAATTTATTCGGAAAGTGTTTGAAACTCCCAAACCGAAAACTAAATATGCGATCGTCCCTAATCTTTTACTAGATTGGATAATTCCTACCGCTTTACCCGAGCGATGGCTGGATAGAATCATTGGCAAAAAATTGGGCTTTTTTCAGAAATAA
- a CDS encoding ATP-binding protein, with product MVIDTSTDVVRVNARKTDIFDLFNFKHYIGSNPDLNTAACTFDFALTGYREPLEIADYVEKISDRYPHLREEKYESHAHLFAWTLSEVSKLDMGLHFHCWNVKPLERGTRISVQSLHTRTTRSVIYFVWDWFEAMTLDEEIAFDEQMRNLQNIFRRSVYGGPTVYSLLRKANEKGIPTFYLWDEGLMQYGYGRKQVRGIATTFDGDSHIDSDFTTRKDDCKAFLATLGFPVPGGEIVTSREGALDAAEDIGYPVAIKPVVGHKGIGVTADVRDSEELRAAFNRAVKAVPEEQPIRIIVEKSISGADFRLLCVNGRFVAATERRPASVVGDGYSTISELIDRENRSDARRDTPTSAMSKIQLDEAMDMYLEEQGLSLDSVIKEGRRVYLRKVANLSSGGVSIDATPTVHPDNMILAQDVAQHFRLTCLGIDVISEDLAKSWKDSSFSILEINAAPGIFMHLNPAVGESVDVPEKILETFFDGGTEARIPIVTFNRIRVAELQTTIDQILSHHPDWVIGAVCRNGVYINRAEKILHRDYNTNVQNLLRNPKLDLLIVEYEEDVLAAQGMFYYGSNMVVLDNPTEIEMMLARDVFEDSTIIIKQGDNVSIRRQGLLEQYTLGVDEPFSRVYLKEIPTIL from the coding sequence ATGGTAATAGATACAAGTACTGATGTCGTGCGCGTTAATGCTAGAAAGACCGATATATTCGATTTATTTAACTTCAAACATTACATTGGTTCTAATCCCGATTTAAACACGGCAGCATGTACTTTTGATTTTGCTTTGACGGGATATCGAGAACCACTAGAAATCGCAGATTACGTAGAAAAAATTAGCGATCGCTATCCTCACCTGCGCGAGGAAAAATATGAATCTCACGCTCATTTGTTTGCATGGACATTATCAGAAGTTAGCAAACTTGATATGGGTTTGCACTTCCACTGTTGGAACGTAAAACCGTTAGAACGAGGGACAAGAATTAGCGTTCAGTCTCTCCATACTAGAACGACGCGATCGGTTATTTACTTCGTCTGGGACTGGTTTGAAGCTATGACATTAGACGAAGAAATTGCCTTTGACGAACAGATGCGGAATCTACAAAATATCTTTCGTCGGTCTGTTTATGGTGGTCCTACCGTCTACTCGCTCTTGCGCAAAGCTAACGAAAAAGGTATTCCTACTTTTTATTTGTGGGATGAAGGACTGATGCAATACGGCTACGGTCGCAAGCAAGTGCGTGGCATAGCAACCACATTTGACGGCGACAGCCATATAGACTCGGACTTTACCACCCGTAAAGATGACTGTAAAGCTTTTCTAGCTACCCTTGGCTTTCCAGTTCCAGGCGGAGAAATCGTCACTAGTCGCGAGGGAGCTTTAGATGCAGCGGAGGATATTGGCTATCCCGTCGCTATCAAACCTGTTGTCGGTCATAAAGGGATTGGCGTAACCGCCGATGTCAGAGACTCTGAGGAGCTAAGAGCCGCTTTTAATCGCGCTGTCAAAGCAGTTCCAGAAGAACAGCCAATTCGGATCATTGTTGAAAAAAGCATTTCTGGTGCTGATTTCCGCTTGCTGTGCGTCAACGGTCGATTTGTCGCGGCAACCGAACGCCGTCCCGCTTCAGTAGTTGGGGATGGATATTCAACGATTTCAGAACTGATCGATCGCGAAAACCGTTCCGATGCACGTAGAGACACGCCAACTTCTGCCATGAGTAAAATCCAGCTCGATGAAGCAATGGATATGTATTTGGAGGAGCAAGGCTTATCTCTTGACAGCGTTATTAAAGAAGGACGGAGAGTGTATTTGCGTAAAGTTGCCAACCTTTCCTCTGGTGGTGTAAGTATTGACGCAACACCTACAGTTCATCCCGATAATATGATTCTGGCGCAGGATGTCGCCCAGCATTTTCGCCTCACTTGTTTGGGAATTGATGTCATTTCTGAAGATTTAGCAAAATCTTGGAAAGATAGCAGCTTTAGCATTCTTGAAATTAATGCTGCGCCTGGAATTTTTATGCATCTTAACCCCGCCGTAGGCGAGAGTGTGGACGTACCCGAAAAGATTTTAGAAACCTTTTTTGACGGAGGAACTGAAGCTAGGATACCGATAGTTACCTTTAACCGGATTAGGGTGGCAGAACTACAAACAACTATCGACCAAATTTTATCTCACCACCCCGATTGGGTCATTGGTGCTGTGTGTCGAAATGGCGTTTATATCAACCGTGCAGAAAAGATTTTACATCGAGATTACAATACAAACGTTCAAAATTTGTTGCGCAATCCCAAACTCGATTTACTAATAGTCGAGTATGAGGAAGATGTTTTAGCTGCTCAAGGAATGTTTTATTACGGCAGTAATATGGTTGTTTTAGATAATCCTACAGAAATTGAAATGATGTTGGCGCGAGATGTTTTTGAGGACTCTACTATAATCATCAAGCAGGGAGATAATGTTTCAATTCGCCGTCAGGGATTACTCGAACAATATACTTTGGGTGTAGATGAACCATTTAGCCGAGTTTATTTGAAGGAAATCCCGACAATTTTGTAG
- a CDS encoding cyanophycinase → MSNNRGALVIIGGAEDKEGECQVLREFVRRAGGTKARIVIMTAATELPRDVGENYIRVFERLGAEDARIVDTETREDARSSTALEAIEKATGIFFTGGDQARITDILKDTDIDALIHKRFGEGVVVGGTSAGAAVMPDVMIVEGDGETHPRMDTVELGPGMAFLPGVVIDQHFSQRGRLGRLISALAQQPAVLGFGIDENTAMVVTDNQFEVIGQGSVTIVDESEATYTNVSEILKDEPLAICGSRLHILPHGYKFDLKTRKPILENLTSDNSNLNTVATNGNVATSQATV, encoded by the coding sequence ATGAGTAACAATCGGGGGGCGCTAGTCATTATTGGCGGTGCAGAAGATAAAGAAGGTGAATGTCAGGTTTTGCGGGAATTCGTACGCCGTGCTGGAGGAACAAAAGCACGAATTGTTATTATGACGGCAGCCACGGAATTACCGAGAGATGTAGGAGAAAACTATATCAGAGTATTTGAGCGTCTGGGCGCGGAAGATGCCCGTATAGTTGATACCGAAACCCGCGAAGATGCTAGATCTTCTACTGCCCTAGAAGCGATCGAAAAAGCTACAGGAATCTTTTTTACTGGCGGCGATCAAGCCCGGATCACCGATATTCTCAAAGATACAGACATAGATGCACTCATTCACAAACGCTTTGGGGAAGGAGTGGTCGTAGGAGGTACGAGTGCGGGTGCAGCGGTGATGCCAGATGTGATGATTGTCGAAGGAGACGGAGAAACTCATCCCCGCATGGATACGGTGGAATTGGGACCAGGAATGGCATTTTTACCAGGAGTGGTAATAGACCAGCATTTTTCTCAGCGGGGACGGTTGGGACGCTTAATTTCTGCCTTAGCGCAGCAACCTGCCGTTTTGGGTTTTGGGATTGATGAAAATACCGCTATGGTAGTAACCGATAATCAATTTGAAGTGATTGGGCAAGGTTCTGTCACCATAGTTGATGAATCAGAAGCAACTTACACTAACGTGAGCGAGATCTTAAAAGATGAACCGCTGGCAATATGTGGCTCAAGACTGCACATTTTGCCCCACGGTTACAAATTCGATCTGAAAACTCGTAAGCCAATTCTGGAAAATTTAACCTCGGATAATTCAAATTTGAATACCGTTGCGACTAATGGAAATGTAGCAACTAGTCAGGCAACTGTCTAA